The genomic region GGGGAGGGGTCGGCTTCTTCTTCCCCAGGCACTCGGCGGCGCTCCCCAGAAAGTGGTCCAATAGGAGCGGTATGTCGTCCAGCCTGTCCCTGAGCGGCGGGAGATGTACCCGGTGCCCGCAGAGCCGGTAGTAGAGGTCGTTTCTGAATTTCCCCTGCCTGATCAACTCCTGGAGGTCGCGGTTGGTGGCGAGGACGAGACGGGCGTCGCTCTTCTTGATGAAGTCCGAGCCGACCGGGTAGTACTCCTGCTCCTGCAAAAGCCTCAAAAGCTTGATCTGCGACATCTCGTTCAGGTCGCCGATCTCGTCCAGAAAGAGCGTCCCGCCTGAGGCGCGGGTGATCAGGCCGTCGCGTGCCTGGTCGGCGCCGGTGAAGGCCCCTTTCCTGTGCCCGAAGAGGGTGTCGGAAAACATGTTGTCGTCGAGCCCCGCCACGTTCAACGCCACGTACTCGCCGCTGCAGCCGCTCAGGTTGTGGATCGCCCGGGCGACGAGCTCCTTGCCTGTACCGGTCTCGCCGGTTATCATCACCGCCTGCCTGGTGCCGGAGATCACCTCAAGATACTGGAAGATGGCCCGCATCGCCTTGTTGCCGGTGACGATGTTCTGGAACGCCTCGGGGTGGTCCAGCCGGTCGGTGAACATGTACTGCTTCAAGGCGGTGAGCTCGTTGGCCAGCGAGCGCATCTCCAGGGCCTTGCGGACCGAGGTGATCAGCCGCTTCACGTCGATGGGCTTCACCAGGTAGTCGAAGGCACCCTCTTTGATGCAGTTCACCACGGTTTCGACGTCGTTGTTGGCTGTGGCGACTATTATCTTGATCTGGGGGAAGTGCGAGATAATCTGCGGCAGGAGCTCGAAGCCGGAGAGGTTAGGCATGCGCAGGTCGAGGACGATGACCGCGAACTCCGACTTCGCGAGAAGCGACATCACCTTGCAGCTGTCGTTTTCGATGACCACATCGGCGTGCCCGGCGTTGTTGAGGCAGCTGCGGCAGGTTTCCAGTATCTGCGCCTCGTCGTCGACAAGCAGAATCCGTTGCGTGTGCTTGATTTGGTTGTTCACTTTTGCGCTCCTCGTGCCTCGCACGGTGGGGGGCTCAGTACCCCTTGATATCGTCTCGCTGCGCCGCTTTCTATGCCTCAGCCGGCGGGGGGAGGGTGAAGTAGAAGCAGGCGCCGAGCCCTACCTCTCCCTCGGCCCAGATCCTGCCGCCGTGGCGCTGGATGATGCGCTGCACGGTTGCGAGCCCGATGCCGAACCCCTTGAACTCGCGATCCGAGTGGAGCCGCTGGAAGGGGCTGAACAGCTTGTCCGCCTGCGCCATGTCGAAACCGGCGCCGTTGTCGCGCACGAAGAAGATGCGCTCCCCATCTTCCTCCAGGGAGGCTACCTCGACCACGGCGTCTTCCCGGTTTCCCGAGTATTTGCAGGCGTTGGAGATCAGGTTCTGCAGCACGACCTTCAAGAGGTCGGGATCCCCCATGGCCGTCATCCCAGGCGCTATGCTGAAGGTCAGCCGCCGCTGCGGCTCGCTCAACTGCTGCGCCGCGCAGACCAGGGAGGCCAGCTCGCTTAAGTCCACCTCCGAGCGCGTGATCTCGGCGCGGCTCACCCGCGAGAACTCGAGCAGCGTCTTGATCAGCTGGTTCATGTTGACGGTTTCGGACAGGATGATGCCGATGAAATCCTTGCACTGGTCTTCCAGGCTCGCGCCGTAAAGCTCAAGTATCACCTGGCAGTAGCCGTTTATGTTGGTCAGCGGCGTGCGCAGGTCATGCGAGACCGTGTAGCTGAACCCCTCCAGGTCCCGGTTGGCCAGCTCCAGTTCCTCGGCGCGGGAGGCGAGGCTTCGGTTCAGCGCCTCGATCCTGCGTTCGGAGAGCACCCTTTCGGTGATGTCCTCCTGCACCGCGACTAGATTGCTCAGAGCGCCGGTCTCGTCGTAGACGGGGGAGAGGGAGGTCGATTCGTAGAAGATCTCGCCGTTTTTCTTGACCCCCTCAAACTCGCCGTGCCATTCCTCGCCTGCAGCGATCCGGGTCCAGACCTCGGGTTTTCCCTTGAGCGACTTCAGGCTCTTTCCCAGCACCTCGCAGGCCTCGTAGCCGGTCAGCGTGGTGAAGCGGGGATTCACGTACTCGATCACCCCCTCGGGGCTCGCAATCACAATGCTGCTGGCGCTTTGCTCCACCGCCCGGGACAGCCTGCGCACGAACGCCTGGTGGGCCTGCAGCTCCCTTTCTCCCTTGAGCGTCGCCAGCGCGCCTTCAACCGCCGCGAAGAGCTTGGAGCTCTCGATCGGCTTCAGGACATAGCGGCTGATGCCGAGCTCTATCGACTCGATCAGGTAGTCCATGTCCGAATGCGCGCTGGTGACGATCACCGGCAGGGACGGCTTCAGCTCCATCATCTGCCGCGCCATGTCTATGCCGCTCAGGGCCGGCATCTTGATGTCGGTCACCACCAGGTCGGGCGCGTGCTCCCGGAAAAGCGCCATCCCCTCGGCGCCGTTTTTCGCGCTGAAAAGGGTGAGGCCTGGAAAACGACGCCGCAGGAGGGTGAGCACCGTCTCCCTGGTCAGCTGCTCGTCCTCCACGTACAAAAGGGTGAAGCCGGGATCTGTTGCGGCGAATCCGCCCATGCTACACCTCGATCCTGAATTCGGCCCCGCCGTCGATGTTTCTCGCGGTGAGGGAGCCGTTCATGCTTTTTTCCACGATGTTTTTTGCCATGTAGAGCCCTATGCCGGTCCCTTTTCCCTGCTCCTTGGTGGTGAAGTAGGGCTCGAAGATCCGTCCCATGACGTGCTCCGGTATTCCCCCGGCGTTGTCTGCGATGGTGACCACCACCCGCCCATCCTCTGAACCTATCTGCACCAGCAGTTTGGCCTGGGTGGGCTTTCTCTCGCCGAAGGCGTCCATGGCGTTGGAAAGGATGTTGAGGAGCACCTGGGAGAACTCGTTGGGGTGCCCGGTTATGTGCGGGGCCTTGCCGCAGACGACCTCGAACCTGATCCTCTTGTCGTTGAGGCTCCCCTCGATGAGGCTCAGGGTCTTTTCCACCACGACGCACGGGTCGAAGCTGGTCTTCTCCTTGTCGGGGGTGAAGAAGTTCCTGAAGTCGTCGATGGTCTGCGACATGTGCCTGACCATCTGCATGATCTTGTTGGTGCTCGAGTCGAGGTACTCCTTGCTGAAGTTGCCGTACTCGTAGCTTAGGGTCAGGTCCTGCACCAGGAGTCCCACCGCGTTCAGCGGCTGGCGCCACTGGTGCGCGATGTTGCCGATCATCTCCCCCATCGCGGCCTGGCGGCTTTGCTGCATCAGCACCTCGTCCTTCTTGCGCAGCTCCTCCATAGCCTGCAGCCTCTCGGCCGTCTCCTGGGTGAGTGCCGCGGTCCGTTCTTTCACCCGCTGCTCCAGCTCGCGGTTCAGGTTGGACAGGGACGCCTTGGCGCCCAGAAGCTCCTGGTTCTTCTCGGCTGCGAGCTCGTAGGTCGCAAGCAGAAGCTCTATGGTGTGGGCGCTGTCGGCCTGCACCCGGTAGTTCTTGCCGTGGTAGCTGATGGCGACTTCTCCCTCCTTGTCCCCGACCCTGCAGGCCCGATCCCCCTGCAGGATGGCGCGGATCCTGTTGAGGAGGAGCTTGTTGCTGTAGGGCTTGGAGACGAAGTAGTTGGCGCCAGCCTCCAGGCTGTGCAGCACGTCCGAGGGGTCGTTCAGGTGGGTGAGCAGTACGATGGGGGTATCCTTGACCCCTTCGATCCCCCTGACCCTGCGGCAGAGCTCGAAGCCGTCCATCTCGGGCATGAGTATGTCGCTGATCACTAGGTCCGGGTGCAGCTCCTCGATCTGCTTGAGCGCGTCGCTGCCGTTTCTGGCGATGGCTACACGGTAGCCCTCGC from Citrifermentans bremense harbors:
- a CDS encoding sensor histidine kinase → MGGFAATDPGFTLLYVEDEQLTRETVLTLLRRRFPGLTLFSAKNGAEGMALFREHAPDLVVTDIKMPALSGIDMARQMMELKPSLPVIVTSAHSDMDYLIESIELGISRYVLKPIESSKLFAAVEGALATLKGERELQAHQAFVRRLSRAVEQSASSIVIASPEGVIEYVNPRFTTLTGYEACEVLGKSLKSLKGKPEVWTRIAAGEEWHGEFEGVKKNGEIFYESTSLSPVYDETGALSNLVAVQEDITERVLSERRIEALNRSLASRAEELELANRDLEGFSYTVSHDLRTPLTNINGYCQVILELYGASLEDQCKDFIGIILSETVNMNQLIKTLLEFSRVSRAEITRSEVDLSELASLVCAAQQLSEPQRRLTFSIAPGMTAMGDPDLLKVVLQNLISNACKYSGNREDAVVEVASLEEDGERIFFVRDNGAGFDMAQADKLFSPFQRLHSDREFKGFGIGLATVQRIIQRHGGRIWAEGEVGLGACFYFTLPPPAEA
- a CDS encoding sigma-54-dependent transcriptional regulator, whose amino-acid sequence is MNNQIKHTQRILLVDDEAQILETCRSCLNNAGHADVVIENDSCKVMSLLAKSEFAVIVLDLRMPNLSGFELLPQIISHFPQIKIIVATANNDVETVVNCIKEGAFDYLVKPIDVKRLITSVRKALEMRSLANELTALKQYMFTDRLDHPEAFQNIVTGNKAMRAIFQYLEVISGTRQAVMITGETGTGKELVARAIHNLSGCSGEYVALNVAGLDDNMFSDTLFGHRKGAFTGADQARDGLITRASGGTLFLDEIGDLNEMSQIKLLRLLQEQEYYPVGSDFIKKSDARLVLATNRDLQELIRQGKFRNDLYYRLCGHRVHLPPLRDRLDDIPLLLDHFLGSAAECLGKKKPTPPPELAVMLALYHFPGNVRELEALVFDAVLRHNSGILSMETFRSVIGHERPLPTLDCSTPAAAGENPLCTIFGHFPTLDEVEQYMIAEAMKLAKGNQGLAGKILGMGRQTLNKRLKLQG
- a CDS encoding hybrid sensor histidine kinase/response regulator, which gives rise to MQTSNNGQTTPHLILIVDDSPTQAKLLEQLLSSEGYRVAIARNGSDALKQIEELHPDLVISDILMPEMDGFELCRRVRGIEGVKDTPIVLLTHLNDPSDVLHSLEAGANYFVSKPYSNKLLLNRIRAILQGDRACRVGDKEGEVAISYHGKNYRVQADSAHTIELLLATYELAAEKNQELLGAKASLSNLNRELEQRVKERTAALTQETAERLQAMEELRKKDEVLMQQSRQAAMGEMIGNIAHQWRQPLNAVGLLVQDLTLSYEYGNFSKEYLDSSTNKIMQMVRHMSQTIDDFRNFFTPDKEKTSFDPCVVVEKTLSLIEGSLNDKRIRFEVVCGKAPHITGHPNEFSQVLLNILSNAMDAFGERKPTQAKLLVQIGSEDGRVVVTIADNAGGIPEHVMGRIFEPYFTTKEQGKGTGIGLYMAKNIVEKSMNGSLTARNIDGGAEFRIEV